The window CACATTGGGAAGATCCATCATCAACCGTGTTCCGTACGACAACCATCTGGTGAAATAGCATTTTCCGGGGTAAAAATCAGCGATGAAACTCAGTATCATTATTGTCAACTACAATGTCAGGTATTTCCTGCAGCAATGTCTTCAATCTGTGCGCGCGGCAATGGCGGGTATGGAAGTCGAAGTTTTTGTGGTAGATAATAATTCATCTGATGGCAGTGTGGAGATGGTGCAGAAACTTTTTCCGGAGATACATATCATCGCCAACACTGAAAATGCCGGCTTCTCAAAAGCGAACAACCAGGCCATACGAAAAGCGAAGGGAGAATATATTCTTCTTCTCAATCCCGATACCGTTGTGGAAGAAGAAACTTTCCGTAAAGTATGTGCATTTATGGATGCGCATCCGGAAGCAGGCGGACTCGGCGTACAGATGATCGATGGAAAGGGAAATTTTCTTCCGGAATCAAAACGCGGACTCCCTACTCCTGCTGTGGCCTTTTATAAAATATCCGGCCTTTCTGCCCTCTTTCCAAAATCAAAGACCTTCGGCAAATACCATCTTGGCTATCTCTCAAAAGATCAAACGCATGAGGTGGATGTGCTCAGTGGTGCTTTCATGCTCTTGCGAAAAACCACATTGGATAAAACCGGGCTCCTGGATGAAGATTATTTCATGTATGGAGAAGACATTGACCTGAGCTATTGCATCACCAAGGCGGGCTATAAAAACTATTATTACCACGACACACGCATCATTCATTATAAGGGAGAAAGCACCAAGAAGAGCAGTGTCAACTATGTCTTCGTTTTTTACAAGGCCATGGTCATTTTCGCACGCAAGCACTTTGCACCCGGAGGAGCCGCGATCTTTGCTTTCCTCATCAACATTGCTATCTGGCTCAGGGCGGGGCTTTCTATCATTAAGCGCTTCCTGGATAAACTATGGCTTCCTGTTGCCGATGGATTGCTCATCTATCTGGGCATGGTCGCCATCAAGAACTATTGGTCCATCAATGCGCAGGTGGCACAGTACCCGCCCTTCTTTATGCAGGTGGTGGTTCCCATATATATACTTGTCTGGATCGTTGCTGCTTTTCTCAGTGGTGGATATGATAAACCCATCCGCATCTCCAGAATGGTGCGAGGATTATTAACGGGAACGGTCATCATTCTGGTAGGCTATGCCTTATTACCTGAAACATTACGCTTCTCCAGAGCGCTTATCCTCTTCGGAACGGCCTGGGCCAGTTTATCGGTCACCCTAACCCGACTGGCATTGCACTTCAGCGGGCTGAGGGCATATCGGTTTGCCGACAGTATCAAGAAGAGACTGCTCATTGCAGGTGATGCAGAAGAAACGCAACGCATCCTTTCCTTAATGATGGTCAGTGGGAATAATTCCAATTTTGTCGGATATACAGCAGAGCAGGCGCATACTAACGGTAAAGAACATCCGCTCTTAACACATTATCTGGGCACGCCGGATGGTATCGCCGATATGATCTCGATGTATGAAATCAACGAAGTTATCTTTTGCGGAAAAAACCATAGTTCGGGTGACATCATCGCTCATATGCTGAAAATAGGCCGGCCGGAGGTAGAAATAAAGATTGCTCCTCCCGAAAGTTTATTCATCATTGGCAGTAACAGCATACACGAAAAGGGCGATTTGTATTTTGTAGATGTTCCTTCCATCAACAATCCGGTCAATCGCAGGAACAAGCGCATCTTTGATTTAAGTATGAGTATGGGCTTGCTGCTACTTTCCCCTCTCCTGATTTTATTGATCGACCACAAGGTTGGCTTTTTCAAAAATCTCTTCAGCGTACTTGTTGGCCAATGCAGTTGGGTGGGTCGTGATATTCATAAAGACAAAAACTTCAGTGGCCTTAAGATTGGTATTTTATCTCCATCCATGTCGGGCGGTACCAACAAAGATGATGCAGCTACAAGGGAGCGATTAAACATTCTCTACACCAAAGATTTCAGAGTCTCCAATGATTTAAAACTGGTACTTGGGAATATCAGGCATCTCGGAAAGGTATAGACTATCGGGATCGCAGATTTAAACGGAAAACATGATTTACGCAGATTTAATCCGTGAAAATCCGCAAAATCCGTTTAATCGGTGTTCCTTTTAGAATCATTTCACCACGACCAACTTTCTTTGAATACGTGCTGTACCGTTGTCGAATACGGCGAGATAGATTCCCGGTGCAAGATTTGGGAGAGCCAGTTGTTGCGTTTTTGAAGATGTATTTATAGCTTGTGAAAACACTTTCCTTCCACCTATTTCGAAGAGACTTATAAAACTTTGTATTGTGGAAACATTCTTCAGGTTAAGGTAAAGGATCTCTCCGGAAGCAAGTGGATTAGGATACAAGGTCATTTCCATTGCATTCAAAGACTCTTGCATTCCAACTGTGCCTGGCACTGCAATGGTATTAATGGTAGTATTGGTTTGCACAGGCGGATTAAAATCAAAATAGATATAAGCGGTGTTGTGAATTTGAGTGCCGATGGGGAGATTGTCATTGCGCCTCACTTTATACTGCACATAACCATGACTATCCGGTTCATTGTTGACACTATCGGGTAAATTGATATTCGGAAAATTAAATCGAACACTCTTTCCTACAATTTGCATTTGTGGCTCGTGGCTATAAGTCAAGAGTTGGAACGAACTTTCATCGATGTTTTGATCAAGTGTATCTAATAAATAAATATGCTGCGCAGAGGCATTACCTGTGTTCTGGAAACGAATAGTATAAATTAAATCGTATTGAGATGTATCCGTCCATCCTGAAGGACTTACTTGTTTATCGTTGGGATCGTAACTATTCACAACCGTAAAGCAATGCGTGTAGTAATTATTATAATAATTCACATCACCCACCAACGGATTTATTAAAACACTTATACAAACCTGTTGACCCAACTGAGCAGCAGTGTCAATTTCAATAACAGCTCTAAAATCATCAAAGACATTAACTAATCCCCAGTCTGAAATGGAATACACTAAAGAATCTAAATAAAAAGTTGGTGTTACTGTTCCGGGAATAACACTATAGAAAGTGGCCGGACCATTAATGGTAACTTTAATATCTCCATTAATCCCAGTAGCACAATTCAAATTACTAAGTTTAGATAAATTTCCTGCCACCAAATTTATTCTGGCCAAGTTACCAGGTCTTATTATTCCAGAGTCAATGAAGACTGAGTTCACACCAACATCGAAGCCAGCACCGCATGACAAAGAAAAATTATTACTATCGTAGAATAAATTAGTCAACCCCACTTGATTTTGGTAAAACGCTAAAGGAGGACAATCTACGGTATAAGGATTTAGAATCGTGTCCACCTCAACAATATAATTTCCTGTATCCGTATCAAAACTAAATAATCCACTTTGGTTTGAATAGGTTTGTTGCTCCAAGGCGCCATTCTTATACAATTTTACTTTTACCATTGGGTGCAATGGCTCAACACTATCTAAAATACAATTTGAAATACTATCAGAAAATATCGAACCTCTAATATTCCAATTCACAGGGCAATTATTAATATTAAATGGGTCACAAATCGGAAAAAAAGCAACAGAAGGAGTTGCGTTGACCATGATTAACTCATTCGGAAGACAACTTACTCCTGTACTATTCCAAATAAAGGTAATCCAATTATATTCCCTTAGTACTGGCAGACAAGATAAATTGATATTATTTCTGATATCCAACCATTTTATTGAGTCAGGGAAATTCGTTATATTGACTAATTGATTAAATTCGCAACTCAAAGTCTGAACACCATTTGGCAACAAAGGAATACTAGTAATTAGGTTAAAAGAACAATATAAATGCATCAAATTGTCAGGTAAAGTTGGTAATAAAGTAAGTAGATTATGGTGACAATGTAAATTTTGCAAAGAATCCGGAAGCAATGGTAAACTGAAAATTTGATTTTGAGAACAATTTAAATTTATTAGACCTACAGGCAATGCAGGCAAAACACTTAAACTATTCATCGCACAATTAAGATAAATCAAACGATTTGGCAATAAAGGAATTGCACTTAACAAATTTGCACTACAATTTAAATAATCCAAAGAGTCATTCAAAACAGGTAAGGCTGGTAGTTGATTTGTCTGACATTCCAAATATTTTAGCTTAGGCGGTAAATTTGGCAAGGATGTTAAAAGATTTCCTTGGCAAGATAAAAATCGTAGTGAATCTGACAAAACAGGCAAAATTGAAATCCTATTCCCAGAGCAATGCAAATAGGTCAAAGTGTTTGGTAAATTGGGCAGTGATAATAAATCATTATTAGAACAAATAAAGGTTTCTAAATTATCAGGAAGAAATGGAATTGTTGAAATATAATTGTTATTTACATCTAAATATTTTAATAGTGGAGGTAATATTGGTAATGCATTCAGCGAATCCGCCTTACACGTTAAAGATCTCAAACTATCGAAATATGCAACCCCTGTTAAATCAGAGATACCTGCATTATACATGTATAAAGAGTCTGCAGACAACAAAGCGTTGCAGGTAGTATCCAATTGATTACCGTTCATACAAGAAGAAAAACCATGAGTATTCAACCATGCTGCAAAATTCGGATCCGGAATAGTAACATACTGCGCATTCATTTTTGAAAAGCCACAACATGATAAAATTAGAATAAGCATTGCTTTTATAAAAGTTCTCATTTTGGTTAAGGATTAGTACATAAAGATAATAAACTTACTTAAAAACAATTATTATCAAATAAAATAATCATAATAAACGGTGTTTTATCGGGAACCTGACTGCCATCAGGCCGGCAGGTTCCTTCTATAATCATTTCACTACAACCAACTTTCTTTGAACACGAGATGTACTGCTATCGAACACGGCTAGATAGATTCCCGGTGCAAGATTTGGGAGAGCCAGTTGTTGCGTTTTTGAAGATGTATTTATAGCTTGTGAAAACACTTTCCGGCCACCCATTTCGAAGAGATTGATACTACCTTGTGTAGTAGAAACATTCTTCAGGTTAAGGTAAAGAATCTCTCCGTAAGTAAGTGGATTAGGATACAATGTCATTTCCATTGCACTCAAAGACTCCTGCATTCCAACTGTGCCGGACACTGCAATGGTATTAATGGTAGTATTGGTTTGCACAGGCGGATTAAAATCAAAATAGATATAAGCGGTGTTGTGAATTTGTGTGCCGATGGGGAGATTGCTTTTTCTTTTCACTCTGTATTGAATATAACCATGACTATCCGGTTCGTTGTTGACGCTATCGGGTAAATTGATATTATGAAAATTGAAAACTACATTTTTACCATTAATCTGAATTTGCGGATCGTGGCTACAAGATAAGAGTTGGAATGTTCTTTCATTAATGTGCTGAGATAAAGTATCCACAATTCTTACATGCAGTGCAGGTGCATTCCATGTGTTTTGGAAGCGAATCGTATAGGTTAAGTCCAGTTGGGACGTATCAATATCCCCTATCGGATGGACAGCCTTGTCATTGGGGTCAAAACTATTCACCACCTCGTAACAATGAATCAGGCTATTGTTTAAAGGCTGAATATCTCCTATAACAGGACTTACTTCAACATGGAAACATATCTGATCTCCTAATAATGACAAAGTGTCAATAGAAACTGTAAACATAAAATCACTGGTGAAATTCACATTTCCAAAATCAGAAATTGAATACGTTAAGGTATCGCCCGAAACATTAGGAACTAATGCACCGGAGAGCACTGAAGAAAAGATAGCAGGACCTTGTATTATCACTTTCACCGTACCGCTTATTCCGGTAGCACATTGCAAATTATAAGCACTAGCCATATCTCCGGCAGAAATGGCAATGGGAACAATGCCCCCGGACGGGGCACACCACTTATCATTCTGACTTCAGATACACCCAGGTCAATATTTTGTTTACACTGTAGTGAGAAATCTTTGTTCTCATGAAATAGAAGATTAGAATTAAGAGTGGAAGAATGAATAAAAGTATCCGGACAATTAACAGTAAATGGAATGGCGAGTGTATCCACAGAATAAGTATAAGTCCCGGTATCCACCTTAAAAAAATATTCACCCATCGAGTTGGTTAGTGTTTGCTTCACTAAACTACCATTTCTGAAAATATTTACTTTTATTTTCTCCAATAAAATTTCATTAGGGGAATAAACGCAATTAGAATCTGCATCTGAATAAACAATTCCCTTAATGTTCCAATTGACAGGACAATTGTAGTAATTGATAAAATCACAAACCGGGAGATTTAACGCACTCGGATTTGAAATAGAAATTTGAACTTTATTAGGCAAACAAATAATTCCTGTATTATTCCATGTGAAATTATCAATTGTATTTACCGGAGGAAGACAATAAAGCTGAGGGTTATTTGAAATATTTAAGTTATCAAATTTAGCCGGAAATTTTTGAATATAAGTTAGTAAATTATTTTGCGCATCCAGTCTTCTTAACTTCCATGGCAATTTGGGAAGGGAAGTTAGAAGATTGTTAGAACAATATAAAGTATTTAAAACCTTTGGCAAGTCCGGTAAAACTGAAAGCTGGTTATTTCTACAATGCAGTGTACTTAATGAAGAGGGTAGTATCGGCAAATTTGTCAATAAATTATCACTACAATATAATCTTTCTATTCCGTTAGGTAAAATAGGTAACGAATCCAAAAGATTGTATCGGCAATCGAGTGATATCAAAGATTCGGGCAATGCAGGAAGTGATGATAATAAGTTATTCAAACAATTGATATACGTTAATGTATTCGGAAACGATGGTAAAGAAGTAATGTTATTAAGAGAACAATCTAATGAGTATAATGAATCAGGTAAAACAGAAATGGAAGAAATAGAATTGACAAAATAAGCAAGCCTTTTCAATCCATTTGGTAAGGGAGGCAATGCTGATATCAAATTATTGCCGCAATTTAATGTAGTTAAAGTAAGTGGCAAATTTGCAGGCAGAGAAGTTAAATTGTTATTCATCACTTTTAAATTAAACAAATTCGGAGGCAAGTCAGGTAAAGAAGTTAAATTATTGTCCTGACAATTCAATTCCAATAAAAATTCCGGCAATCTTGGAAAAGTAGTTAAATTGTTAAAGTCACAATCAATCCTTTCCAGACTATCGAAATAAGAAATACCGGTCAAGTCAGAAATATTAAGGTTATCAAGGGATACACCCTTAGAAATTAACAAAGCACTACATGTGGTATCCAATTGATTCCCATTCATGCAAACTGACAAAGCATTCGAATTTAACCAATTTGAAAAATTTATATCCGGTATCGTTACCCATTGAGCTTTGGACGTTTGAAAAAAACATAATAATGCTAAAAAGTTCAGAAGCAGATGCTTTTTCATGATATGAAAGTATATGACGAATGTATGATTTTTTTTGAAAAGCATCTAATTTTATAATGAATATTTTTAAAGAACGGTCAAATCAATATCCCAATTAAAATTTATAAACTAACGTACACCCAAGGCTCAGTGATCTCGTCATATGCTGCGCCGAGACAAGTAAAGTCGGAAAACAGGATTTACGAAGATTTAATCAGCGAAATTCAACACAATCAACTTAACTCTCCGGCTTCATCCTCCTCCCTATTATAACAGAAATTTAAATGCATTTTCAGGGGTGACCACTTGGGTTGCTGCTTCCGGATAGGCATTGATAAAAGCTCTGGTGATTTTCCCATTCGACTTGACGCTCCATTTACATTCAAAGGCACTCAGAATACCATTTTCAGATTCAATATAGTCTACCTCCTGCTGTGCAGTGGTCCGCCAAAAGAAAGAAGATGCATTTTTTTGAGAATTATTCAAGTATTTTATGCGCTCACTAACGAACCAATTCTCCCACAGCTGACCAACATCATTTCGTAATGCCACAGATGAAAACTGGTTAATGACCGCATTTCGCAATCCGTTATCATAAAAAAAGATTTTATAACTCTTCTTCAGTTCATTTCTCTGGTTACGGTTATAAGCCGGCAACCTAAAAATAACAAAAGCCTTTTCGAGTAACTGAATGTACGACTCCACTGTTTCAGAATTCAAACCACAGAGTTGTCCTAATTCATAATTACTATAAAGCTGAGCCACCTGGAACGACAAGGCTTGCACCAGTTTCTCCAGCTTATCCGGCTTTTGAATTCGTCCCCAAATCAATATATCTTTATACAGATAACTTTCTGCCAATTCCTTTAATCGCTTTGCTTCGTCTCCCGCTGATGAAACTATTTCAGGATAATATCCAAAAATCAATCTATGTTCAAGCAATCGCTGCTCCTCTAGCAAAGAAGTGTGTTGTACCATTTCTCCGAACGAAAGTGGAAACAGATTAAACTGCCATTTACGACCGGTTAAAGGTTCATTAATTTTATTGGCAAGCTCAAAAGATGAAGAGCCTGTCGCGATCACTTTCACCTCTTTCAATTTATCTGTAATTAATTTCAAACAGACACCAATATTCTCGATCCGTTGTGCCTCATCAATAACAACCGTTTTATTACTGCCTATATACGCCTTTATCTTTGACGAAGTAGGTTGCTGTAACATTGCCCGAATATCTGATTCATCTCCATCCCACCAAACTACCGGCTTATTGAATTTCGATGACAATAATTGCAACAATGTACTCTTTCCTACCTGCCGGGGACCTAGTAATAGGATTGCCTTTTTATCATCCAGACGTTTGGCAATTTGCTTTGCTAAATGTCGATCTATCATAATTATGAATTTATCCGTAAATTTAATACTTTTTTTTCGAATTTGATCGAAATTTAAACAAAATATGACAAAAAAGTCAATTTATTCTAATTTATTATGGCTATATCCGTAAAATTTATATATTTTTTTCGATTACTTCCTGAAAATCAGTTTTCGACAATGCTCCGACTGTTAGGATTAAAATTCAGAGACCGGTCTTTCAAAACCTGGCCAGGCAACAACTGCTATTTCGAATTCATCCCCCGAAGGCGCAGGGCGGTGAGTACCTGCTTTGTCTCCGCCGGGAAATCACCTTTTAACATCCAATCGAAATAGGACGGCTCCTTTTCGAAGACGTCGGCAACTGTACGGCCTTTGTGTTTTCCAAAATTAAACACTTCTTCTTTCTTCTCATTAAAAACAATGCGTCCCGCGAGGTCTACGTTTTGTGTCATCGCTGTGAACTGGTGCAACCCCTCCACATCCTTTGCAAGGTCAGGATAACGCTCTAATTGCGCTACAAACACTTCGTAGGTAGCGATAATATCCGCCTCTGCACTGTGGGCATTCTCTATTTCCTTCTGGCAATAAAATTTATAGGCAGCAGCAAGTGTGCGTTGCTCCATCTTGTGAAAAATATTTTGCACATCTACCATGCGGCGGCCCTTCATATCAAAATGAATATCCACCCGGAGGAATTCATCCACCAGCATCGGAATATCAAACTTATTGGAATTATAGCCTGCCAGATCAGCATTGCCTATGAACGCAGAAATCTCCGGAGCCAATTGCTTAAACGTAGGTTCGTGTGCGACATCCTGATCGTAGATCCCATGCACTTTGGATGCTCCTGCGGGAATAGGTATCTCGGGATTCACTCTCTTGGTGAGCACCGGTTTTGAACCATCCGGCATTAATTTCAAAATACTGATTTCAACGATGCGGTCAGCACCTACGGTAATACCGGTCGTTTCGAGATCGAAAAAAGCCAGTGGCTTATTTAATTTTATCATGTCAAATTCGTTAATACGTAACCGTTATGGAAATTTCAGTTCTACCGACATGCGTGAAGTGCCCGGCTCAATGACTAAATCCGCTTCTGCTTTTCCGGCCTTGGCATGTTTCAATACTACCTTGTATGTACCCGGAGGCAATGCGACATCAAATCTCCCGTTCGCTTCATTCGTTTCCATGGTGGCTACTGCATCTCCACTCGATGGCGTGGTGATCACAGCGAAAGCGCCTTTGGCAGGAGTTCCTACATTAGTCACCCCTTTTCCCGCCACCCAGCACAAGGGATTTTGAACGAGCGATTTTTCCAGGGTCACTTTGTATAAATCATAATCACCAATACCGCTATCGCGAACAGCCGATAAATAAGCAGTCTTCCCATCGGCAGTGACAGCGATGTTGTAATCATCATACACCGAATTAATCGGATAGCCTAAATTCATTGGAGCGCCAAAGCCTTCACTCGGACTACTCATATAGCTCATGAAAATATCTAATCCACCCATGCTTTGATGATTGGTAGAGCTAAAGAAGAGCGTTTTTCCATCCAGCCATAAAACAGGATTATCCTCATCTCCATCCGTATTCAGAGGGCCGGTCAACTTTTCCGGCTTCCCGAAACCTGTGGATTCTGTTCGTGTACACTTGTAAATATCTTTCCCTGTTTTGCCATC of the Bacteroidota bacterium genome contains:
- a CDS encoding glycosyltransferase, with protein sequence MKLSIIIVNYNVRYFLQQCLQSVRAAMAGMEVEVFVVDNNSSDGSVEMVQKLFPEIHIIANTENAGFSKANNQAIRKAKGEYILLLNPDTVVEEETFRKVCAFMDAHPEAGGLGVQMIDGKGNFLPESKRGLPTPAVAFYKISGLSALFPKSKTFGKYHLGYLSKDQTHEVDVLSGAFMLLRKTTLDKTGLLDEDYFMYGEDIDLSYCITKAGYKNYYYHDTRIIHYKGESTKKSSVNYVFVFYKAMVIFARKHFAPGGAAIFAFLINIAIWLRAGLSIIKRFLDKLWLPVADGLLIYLGMVAIKNYWSINAQVAQYPPFFMQVVVPIYILVWIVAAFLSGGYDKPIRISRMVRGLLTGTVIILVGYALLPETLRFSRALILFGTAWASLSVTLTRLALHFSGLRAYRFADSIKKRLLIAGDAEETQRILSLMMVSGNNSNFVGYTAEQAHTNGKEHPLLTHYLGTPDGIADMISMYEINEVIFCGKNHSSGDIIAHMLKIGRPEVEIKIAPPESLFIIGSNSIHEKGDLYFVDVPSINNPVNRRNKRIFDLSMSMGLLLLSPLLILLIDHKVGFFKNLFSVLVGQCSWVGRDIHKDKNFSGLKIGILSPSMSGGTNKDDAATRERLNILYTKDFRVSNDLKLVLGNIRHLGKV
- a CDS encoding T9SS type A sorting domain-containing protein encodes the protein MRTFIKAMLILILSCCGFSKMNAQYVTIPDPNFAAWLNTHGFSSCMNGNQLDTTCNALLSADSLYMYNAGISDLTGVAYFDSLRSLTCKADSLNALPILPPLLKYLDVNNNYISTIPFLPDNLETFICSNNDLLSLPNLPNTLTYLHCSGNRISILPVLSDSLRFLSCQGNLLTSLPNLPPKLKYLECQTNQLPALPVLNDSLDYLNCSANLLSAIPLLPNRLIYLNCAMNSLSVLPALPVGLINLNCSQNQIFSLPLLPDSLQNLHCHHNLLTLLPTLPDNLMHLYCSFNLITSIPLLPNGVQTLSCEFNQLVNITNFPDSIKWLDIRNNINLSCLPVLREYNWITFIWNSTGVSCLPNELIMVNATPSVAFFPICDPFNINNCPVNWNIRGSIFSDSISNCILDSVEPLHPMVKVKLYKNGALEQQTYSNQSGLFSFDTDTGNYIVEVDTILNPYTVDCPPLAFYQNQVGLTNLFYDSNNFSLSCGAGFDVGVNSVFIDSGIIRPGNLARINLVAGNLSKLSNLNCATGINGDIKVTINGPATFYSVIPGTVTPTFYLDSLVYSISDWGLVNVFDDFRAVIEIDTAAQLGQQVCISVLINPLVGDVNYYNNYYTHCFTVVNSYDPNDKQVSPSGWTDTSQYDLIYTIRFQNTGNASAQHIYLLDTLDQNIDESSFQLLTYSHEPQMQIVGKSVRFNFPNINLPDSVNNEPDSHGYVQYKVRRNDNLPIGTQIHNTAYIYFDFNPPVQTNTTINTIAVPGTVGMQESLNAMEMTLYPNPLASGEILYLNLKNVSTIQSFISLFEIGGRKVFSQAINTSSKTQQLALPNLAPGIYLAVFDNGTARIQRKLVVVK
- a CDS encoding T9SS type A sorting domain-containing protein, with the protein product MASAYNLQCATGISGTVKVIIQGPAIFSSVLSGALVPNVSGDTLTYSISDFGNVNFTSDFMFTVSIDTLSLLGDQICFHVEVSPVIGDIQPLNNSLIHCYEVVNSFDPNDKAVHPIGDIDTSQLDLTYTIRFQNTWNAPALHVRIVDTLSQHINERTFQLLSCSHDPQIQINGKNVVFNFHNINLPDSVNNEPDSHGYIQYRVKRKSNLPIGTQIHNTAYIYFDFNPPVQTNTTINTIAVSGTVGMQESLSAMEMTLYPNPLTYGEILYLNLKNVSTTQGSINLFEMGGRKVFSQAINTSSKTQQLALPNLAPGIYLAVFDSSTSRVQRKLVVVK
- a CDS encoding ATP-binding protein, yielding MIDRHLAKQIAKRLDDKKAILLLGPRQVGKSTLLQLLSSKFNKPVVWWDGDESDIRAMLQQPTSSKIKAYIGSNKTVVIDEAQRIENIGVCLKLITDKLKEVKVIATGSSSFELANKINEPLTGRKWQFNLFPLSFGEMVQHTSLLEEQRLLEHRLIFGYYPEIVSSAGDEAKRLKELAESYLYKDILIWGRIQKPDKLEKLVQALSFQVAQLYSNYELGQLCGLNSETVESYIQLLEKAFVIFRLPAYNRNQRNELKKSYKIFFYDNGLRNAVINQFSSVALRNDVGQLWENWFVSERIKYLNNSQKNASSFFWRTTAQQEVDYIESENGILSAFECKWSVKSNGKITRAFINAYPEAATQVVTPENAFKFLL
- a CDS encoding 3'-5' exonuclease; the encoded protein is MIKLNKPLAFFDLETTGITVGADRIVEISILKLMPDGSKPVLTKRVNPEIPIPAGASKVHGIYDQDVAHEPTFKQLAPEISAFIGNADLAGYNSNKFDIPMLVDEFLRVDIHFDMKGRRMVDVQNIFHKMEQRTLAAAYKFYCQKEIENAHSAEADIIATYEVFVAQLERYPDLAKDVEGLHQFTAMTQNVDLAGRIVFNEKKEEVFNFGKHKGRTVADVFEKEPSYFDWMLKGDFPAETKQVLTALRLRGMNSK